From the genome of Thermostichus vulcanus str. 'Rupite':
GCCCAGGGATCCGCCATCGACCCCTCCACGGATTTTGAAGGGGAGTTCTTGGTGCCCGGTTACCACAGCAGCTCTTTCTTGGATCCGCGGGGACGGGGTTCCAACACGGGCTACGACACTGCTGTAGGGTTGCAGGCCGCCAAGGATGAATTTGCCCCCAACCGCAAGGTGGATGAAGTCTCGGAAGGGAAAATGTCCCTGCGGATTGCCCGTGTGGATCCCAGCACTGGAGAAATGGCGGGATCCTTTGTTAGCATTCAGCCCTCTAGCACGGAGCAGGGGGCGATGGAACCCCACACGGTTCGCATTCAGGGCCTGTTTTATGCCCGCTTGGCAGAAGATGCCTAAGTTGGGGATCCCTGACTGAGGTTAAGAACTGGAGAAGCAAGCAATCCGTCTTGTAGATCTAAGATGGGCTGGGATCCAAGCGGTCTTGGCCCATTGTTTTGTTTGAGTGCAATAGGAGCGCGCAGCAATGGTGCAATCCTACAGCGTCTGCTTTGATCGAGCGGCGGGCTTTTACGATGTGACCCGGGGCTTTCCCGCCGGTGTGGATGAAGAAATTGCCGATGCGATCGTGACTGCGGTGGGGGCCACCCAGGATACCCACTTTCTGGAGGTGGGTATTGGCACAGGGCGTATCGCTTTGCCCTTGATCCGCCGCGGCTATGCCTATTCCGGCATTGATATTTCTGAAGAGATGCTGGCGGAGTTACGGCGCAAGTTACGGGAAAGACTGGGCCAAATACCACCGCAGGTGTCCGTTCAGATGGCTGATGCGACCGCCTTGCCCTTCGGGGAGGCGTGTTTTGATGTGGCGATTACGGTGCATGTGCTGCATTTAATTCGGGAGTGGCAACAGGTGATTGGCGAGATTCGCCGCGTGTTAAGGCCGGGGGGAGTCTATCTCTACGGCTATGGGGATCGGGTGGTGAGCGCCCGCGGCGAGTTTGATCCCCGTTGGACAGAGATCTTGGCGGGGCTGGGCTTTGCACCCCAACGGGTGGGGGCCAGTACTGAGGAGGTGGAGCAGTACCTGCAGGCTGAGGGTGCCCGATTGGAGCGGGTGGTGGCCGCGGAATGGCCAACGGCGATCCGTGCCCAGGCGCTCTTTGATTGGTATGCCCAGCGTTCCTACAGTGCCTCTTGGCAGATCCCGGAAGAGATCTTCACGGTTGCCATCCGCCAATTTCAGGAGTGGTTTCGGGACACCTATCCCGATCCGCAGGTCACCCTTCTGGGGGAAAGCCAATTTCAGATGCTGTTGGCCCGTTGGTAGGGATCCCTGTCTCAGTCCTCTTCACAGGTTGGCCAGATAGTCTTTCCAGCCGCGGGCGTGCAATTGGACATTTTTCTCTTGTACCGACTGTTTGAGGCTTTCCCGATAGGCGATCACCTGCTGCAAGAGGTCGGGATCCCCGCAGGCCAAAATCTGGACTGCCAGTAACCCGGCATTGTGTCCATTGCCGATGGCAACCGTGGCCACCGGGATCCCGCGTGGCATTTGCACAATTGAGTAGAGGGAATCCAACCCCTGGAGGTGCTGGCTTGCCACCGGTACGCCCACCACCGGCAGAGGGGTTAAGGCCGCCACCATCCCCGGCAAATGGGCCGCCCCTC
Proteins encoded in this window:
- a CDS encoding class I SAM-dependent methyltransferase; the protein is MVQSYSVCFDRAAGFYDVTRGFPAGVDEEIADAIVTAVGATQDTHFLEVGIGTGRIALPLIRRGYAYSGIDISEEMLAELRRKLRERLGQIPPQVSVQMADATALPFGEACFDVAITVHVLHLIREWQQVIGEIRRVLRPGGVYLYGYGDRVVSARGEFDPRWTEILAGLGFAPQRVGASTEEVEQYLQAEGARLERVVAAEWPTAIRAQALFDWYAQRSYSASWQIPEEIFTVAIRQFQEWFRDTYPDPQVTLLGESQFQMLLARW
- the purE gene encoding 5-(carboxyamino)imidazole ribonucleotide mutase, encoding MESSSPLIAIVMGSDSDLPTMAAAAQVCEQFGIPYQLQILSAHRTPEAMLEFARSAHTQGIRVIIAGAGGAAHLPGMVAALTPLPVVGVPVASQHLQGLDSLYSIVQMPRGIPVATVAIGNGHNAGLLAVQILACGDPDLLQQVIAYRESLKQSVQEKNVQLHARGWKDYLANL